The following are encoded in a window of Brevibacillus sp. DP1.3A genomic DNA:
- a CDS encoding chitobiase/beta-hexosaminidase C-terminal domain-containing protein, giving the protein MLKKRGIASRWSKLALIAAVMVGTVLPTGWMPQAKAARADHVVISEVYGGGGNSGALYKNDFIELYNPTDTAVSVGGWSVQYASATGGTWQKTDLAGSIAPYGFFLVQQAAEAGGTAELPTPDGVGSIRMSGTQGKVALVNHNTLLVGTDVSSQLGVVDMVGIGAATTYEGSSPAPATSNSTSAQRISDASGIVPNGGNGWDTNNNGNDFITGAPTPKNTQSPVEPPLPTDVTEKLNATELIFDHTDPIQATIRGYVGQGRTIKVYASQPTGTGSDTPLAQQDSDASGLIELTFTNPDPNLLGVYLTATEGSKKESTSIELRPAVASTALIQEKVSLQALNGVGELRGEVGAAAGNAILRAYDPQKQPLMLSNKETGTAQANGSFSFTIPNIDQLDHILVTQQTAGEYGKSFESPEVSVTKSAVGSTTIAEARSTPVGTNVIVVGTVTAMFEAGGQNNVYFQDETAGLVLRAPGLTGKIEVGDKIRATGKMSDYRGLAQLEALTSNVEIVQKQAGVPSPQIVTSTDFAAATGEALEGKLVTVKLVTVQSVSSGNYTLEDQYGRFVSRPAATLPLPVNKSYAAITGVVNYDNNAYKLVPRTVADLVEDESKVPMVTASPAGPMVAKGTKVTFSTTMADATIFYTIDGSTPSRGSIKYTGPIQIDADTTLSAIAVKDGYTDSNVATFRYMIQKENVRIHDIQGTSHRSAMADGTVNNVPGIVTAVVRSGSNVQGFYMQDPQPDSDPFTSEGIYVYDKAAVTPGDEVTVSGTVKEYVPSNRAGTDLTQTQIDASNVVIGARKALPDPLSLGKDNYEYPEGIIDNDSLGKFDPDQDGIDFWESLEGMLVQIDNPIVVGETKTFTNPRATEFVVIDDQAHPSQPRTPAGGVVLEANDFHPERITVSDKLESITGEVKVGDKFDGPLVGIIDYGFANYKLFHTRPFTVQASHYVPPVTSISPKDDKLTIATYNIENFSAKTDSAKINRIAETIVDNMKGPDIIGVVEMQDDNGPTDNGQTDATQSADALIKAIENKNGPTYRYTDIAPENNQDGGQPGGNIRVGFFYNPERVQLAAGTPGGATDTVQIETRDGVAHLSHNPGRVDPTNAAFASSRKPLAAEFIFQGEPVIVIANHFNSKGGDQALFGKDQPPQLVSEVQRMKIARVLNNFVKEIHAAEAKANVVVLGDLNDFPFSNPVQELADGVLTNMVEKLPKGEQYTYVYQGNSQVLDQILVSNHLEDDTKVDIVHINAGLTENEGRVSDHNPVLVQLDLKDRGTPEKTAQEVAESITQLTQPAAGETRLKLPEVPTGFTIAIKSSSDPAVIALDGKITPPYRQTNVDLVFEVTRASDQSTAETKVLTVQVPAKPDSPPPVTPPDRTPTPDSQRELNKQAAQVISASSEEKAILGQVDQVLSHLEKLLDAEQWTPTEKWETVTDTITTVLEAVAEQAERETISEETLQDVTKSFLDKAFDPLTEDGIKDEEIARLALASLTSLAKTALEPLDEKEISKEVAKHVRTLAEELLKKLGTVVIEDGDEIKADDEQVDELLDVLGEFMKAIESVKDKIGFAPVLFIQVEESDEDASDTRSHKGESADRTVTLEQKLVEQLKEKEVGIRVTLDSEAWVEVPSAYFSAQRAREFALSLTEANGDGWKGVPNPGEAYQLQVWSNGKKVTNLGKTGFTLGLPVADDASEKLQAYSYRSNMWRAAIGLKGKAIQVTKEDDLGSFTVATAATYVVGESALKRIEIDPKSLKLAQGEEAQLKVMAILGNDAEEDVTEAEGIEFTSSKPEQVEVDETGRILVLDDAKPRTRVTITISYAGKTAKVTVTVKSN; this is encoded by the coding sequence ATGTTGAAAAAAAGAGGAATTGCCTCCCGGTGGTCGAAGCTGGCGCTAATAGCCGCGGTCATGGTGGGAACTGTTTTACCGACCGGGTGGATGCCACAGGCAAAGGCCGCGCGCGCTGATCATGTGGTGATCAGTGAGGTGTATGGGGGTGGGGGGAACTCAGGTGCCCTGTACAAGAATGACTTCATTGAGCTGTATAACCCGACAGACACGGCTGTTTCGGTTGGAGGCTGGTCTGTGCAGTATGCTTCTGCTACGGGAGGGACTTGGCAGAAGACAGATTTGGCTGGAAGCATAGCTCCGTATGGCTTCTTTTTGGTCCAGCAAGCAGCGGAAGCAGGTGGGACGGCCGAACTCCCTACGCCAGATGGCGTCGGGTCGATTCGGATGTCTGGGACTCAAGGAAAAGTTGCCTTGGTTAACCATAATACGCTTTTAGTTGGGACGGATGTCTCCTCCCAATTAGGTGTTGTTGATATGGTCGGAATTGGTGCGGCAACTACATACGAAGGCAGTTCACCTGCACCAGCAACTTCAAACTCGACCAGCGCCCAACGCATTAGCGACGCCAGCGGCATTGTGCCGAACGGAGGAAATGGCTGGGATACCAATAACAATGGCAACGATTTTATCACAGGGGCACCTACCCCCAAAAACACGCAAAGCCCAGTAGAACCGCCGCTACCAACAGACGTGACCGAAAAACTGAATGCCACAGAACTTATTTTTGATCATACTGATCCTATCCAAGCAACAATTCGCGGCTATGTCGGTCAAGGACGGACTATTAAGGTTTATGCGAGTCAGCCTACAGGAACAGGTAGCGACACGCCTTTGGCACAGCAAGATTCGGATGCTTCCGGACTAATCGAGCTGACTTTTACTAATCCCGATCCAAATTTGCTGGGAGTCTATCTCACAGCAACGGAAGGGAGTAAGAAAGAAAGCACGAGTATTGAGCTGAGGCCAGCGGTAGCCAGTACAGCTTTGATCCAGGAAAAAGTCAGCCTGCAAGCATTGAACGGTGTGGGCGAGCTGCGAGGAGAAGTAGGTGCGGCAGCAGGGAATGCGATACTGCGGGCATACGATCCGCAAAAACAACCGCTGATGCTTAGTAATAAAGAAACAGGAACAGCACAGGCAAACGGGTCATTTTCTTTTACGATTCCAAACATCGATCAGCTGGATCATATTCTCGTAACGCAGCAAACAGCTGGGGAATATGGCAAGTCGTTTGAGAGTCCGGAAGTTAGTGTTACCAAGTCAGCCGTAGGTTCGACTACGATTGCTGAAGCAAGAAGCACCCCGGTAGGAACGAACGTGATTGTCGTCGGAACGGTGACGGCGATGTTTGAAGCGGGCGGACAAAACAACGTGTATTTCCAGGATGAGACGGCAGGACTCGTACTTCGTGCGCCAGGACTGACTGGCAAAATTGAGGTAGGAGACAAGATTCGCGCTACCGGAAAAATGAGTGACTACCGTGGACTGGCTCAACTCGAAGCACTCACCAGTAACGTGGAAATCGTACAAAAACAAGCGGGTGTGCCTAGTCCGCAAATCGTGACATCCACTGATTTTGCCGCCGCAACAGGAGAGGCATTGGAAGGCAAGCTGGTGACTGTAAAACTGGTGACTGTCCAATCAGTATCGAGTGGCAATTACACGCTGGAGGATCAGTACGGCAGGTTTGTATCTCGTCCTGCTGCCACGCTTCCGCTCCCCGTGAACAAAAGCTACGCTGCAATTACTGGCGTTGTGAACTATGACAACAATGCATACAAATTGGTTCCACGGACAGTAGCAGATCTCGTAGAAGATGAAAGTAAAGTCCCTATGGTCACAGCGAGCCCAGCAGGCCCTATGGTGGCAAAAGGAACAAAAGTCACGTTCTCAACGACAATGGCTGACGCCACGATCTTCTATACGATAGATGGTTCAACGCCGAGCAGAGGAAGCATCAAGTATACAGGACCGATCCAGATTGACGCGGATACGACCCTTTCAGCTATAGCTGTCAAGGATGGTTACACAGACAGCAATGTAGCGACCTTCCGTTACATGATTCAAAAAGAAAACGTTCGGATTCATGATATCCAAGGAACGTCGCACCGATCAGCGATGGCCGATGGAACAGTGAACAATGTTCCGGGGATCGTGACGGCTGTTGTCCGAAGCGGCAGCAATGTACAAGGCTTTTATATGCAAGACCCGCAACCGGATTCAGATCCATTTACCTCAGAAGGTATATACGTTTACGACAAAGCAGCGGTCACCCCGGGCGATGAAGTAACCGTTAGCGGAACCGTCAAGGAATACGTGCCATCGAACAGGGCGGGTACAGACCTCACCCAGACGCAAATTGATGCGTCCAACGTTGTTATCGGCGCTAGAAAGGCACTCCCAGACCCACTCAGTCTGGGCAAAGACAACTACGAATATCCGGAAGGGATCATCGACAACGATAGCCTCGGCAAATTCGATCCGGATCAAGACGGCATCGATTTCTGGGAAAGTCTCGAAGGCATGCTGGTGCAGATCGACAATCCAATCGTCGTTGGCGAAACCAAGACGTTTACCAATCCACGTGCAACGGAATTTGTCGTTATTGATGATCAAGCCCATCCGAGTCAGCCGCGTACACCAGCTGGCGGAGTGGTGCTAGAGGCCAATGATTTTCACCCTGAGCGCATCACGGTATCGGACAAACTCGAATCGATTACCGGTGAAGTAAAAGTCGGCGACAAATTTGACGGACCACTGGTAGGCATCATTGACTACGGCTTTGCGAATTACAAGCTGTTCCATACAAGACCATTTACGGTACAGGCAAGTCATTATGTGCCGCCAGTAACGAGTATTTCCCCAAAAGACGATAAGCTGACAATCGCTACGTACAACATCGAGAATTTCTCGGCAAAAACCGATTCTGCCAAAATCAATCGCATCGCCGAGACGATCGTGGACAACATGAAGGGGCCGGATATTATTGGTGTGGTGGAAATGCAGGACGACAATGGGCCGACTGACAATGGGCAAACAGATGCTACGCAGTCTGCGGACGCATTGATCAAAGCAATTGAAAACAAAAACGGCCCGACTTACCGATACACCGATATCGCACCAGAGAACAATCAGGATGGTGGACAGCCAGGAGGAAACATTCGCGTCGGGTTCTTCTACAACCCTGAACGGGTACAGCTGGCAGCAGGAACGCCAGGAGGCGCGACTGATACGGTGCAGATAGAGACACGAGATGGTGTAGCGCATTTGTCACACAATCCAGGACGGGTCGATCCGACAAACGCGGCGTTTGCTTCGAGCCGTAAGCCGTTGGCAGCGGAGTTCATTTTCCAAGGCGAGCCTGTCATTGTCATTGCCAACCATTTCAACTCCAAGGGTGGGGATCAAGCGCTGTTTGGAAAAGATCAGCCGCCACAGCTGGTGAGTGAAGTACAGCGAATGAAAATTGCCCGTGTGTTAAATAACTTTGTAAAAGAAATCCATGCGGCGGAAGCGAAAGCAAATGTTGTGGTGCTTGGCGATCTTAACGATTTCCCGTTTTCGAATCCGGTGCAGGAATTGGCAGATGGCGTTTTGACCAATATGGTGGAGAAACTGCCGAAGGGTGAGCAGTATACGTACGTGTACCAAGGGAACTCTCAAGTCTTGGATCAAATTTTGGTCAGCAACCATTTGGAGGACGACACAAAGGTTGATATCGTTCACATCAACGCTGGCTTGACTGAGAACGAAGGACGTGTGAGTGATCATAATCCTGTCCTTGTACAACTGGACTTGAAGGATCGCGGCACGCCGGAAAAAACAGCACAAGAAGTGGCAGAAAGCATCACGCAGCTTACTCAGCCAGCAGCGGGTGAGACGCGCTTGAAGCTGCCAGAAGTACCTACAGGCTTTACTATCGCAATCAAGTCTTCTAGTGATCCAGCAGTGATTGCGCTGGACGGCAAAATTACGCCGCCATATCGCCAGACGAATGTAGACCTGGTTTTTGAGGTCACAAGAGCATCCGATCAATCGACAGCAGAAACTAAAGTATTGACCGTGCAGGTTCCAGCCAAGCCGGACTCACCACCGCCAGTTACACCGCCGGACAGAACACCGACACCGGACTCGCAGCGAGAGTTGAACAAGCAAGCAGCTCAAGTCATCTCTGCAAGTAGCGAGGAGAAAGCCATTTTAGGACAGGTGGATCAAGTACTTAGCCATCTGGAAAAACTTCTGGATGCAGAGCAATGGACGCCGACTGAGAAATGGGAGACAGTCACCGATACGATCACGACTGTACTCGAGGCAGTGGCCGAGCAGGCTGAGCGAGAAACCATTAGTGAAGAGACACTCCAAGATGTGACGAAGAGCTTTTTGGACAAAGCATTTGACCCGCTCACAGAAGATGGCATCAAGGATGAAGAGATTGCCCGCCTGGCACTTGCCTCCTTGACGAGTTTGGCGAAAACAGCGCTGGAGCCGCTCGATGAAAAGGAAATTTCCAAAGAGGTAGCCAAGCATGTCCGTACACTGGCAGAAGAGCTTTTGAAAAAGCTTGGCACTGTCGTCATTGAAGATGGGGATGAGATCAAGGCAGATGACGAACAAGTAGATGAACTTCTAGACGTACTCGGAGAATTCATGAAAGCAATCGAGTCAGTGAAAGACAAGATTGGCTTTGCTCCGGTGCTGTTCATTCAAGTGGAAGAAAGCGATGAGGATGCGAGCGACACGCGTTCTCACAAAGGAGAATCAGCTGATCGGACAGTGACCCTGGAACAGAAGCTGGTTGAGCAATTGAAGGAAAAAGAGGTAGGCATTCGCGTAACCTTGGACAGCGAAGCATGGGTAGAGGTGCCTAGCGCATACTTTTCCGCTCAGCGTGCAAGAGAGTTTGCCCTCTCTTTGACGGAAGCAAATGGGGACGGGTGGAAAGGTGTGCCTAACCCTGGCGAAGCCTATCAATTGCAAGTGTGGAGCAACGGCAAGAAAGTGACAAATCTCGGCAAGACAGGCTTTACACTTGGTCTGCCAGTCGCCGATGACGCAAGCGAAAAGCTCCAGGCGTATTCGTACCGGAGCAATATGTGGAGAGCAGCTATTGGACTCAAGGGAAAAGCGATCCAGGTGACGAAAGAAGACGATCTGGGGAGCTTTACAGTAGCGACGGCGGCCACTTATGTCGTCGGTGAGAGTGCCCTGAAAAGAATCGAGATCGATCCGAAATCTCTCAAGCTAGCCCAGGGCGAGGAAGCACAGCTCAAGGTGATGGCGATTCTCGGTAATGATGCGGAAGAAGACGTTACTGAAGCGGAGGGAATCGAGTTCACATCAAGCAAGCCCGAACAGGTAGAGGTTGATGAGACGGGGCGTATTCTTGTCTTGGATGATGCCAAACCAAGAACAAGAGTGACCATCACGATCAGCTACGCTGGCAAGACAGCGAAGGTAACTGTCACGGTTAAGAGCAATTGA
- a CDS encoding queuosine precursor transporter, translating to MFNFWIGVLFALVNFGLFLLCYRLFGRMGLYAWIGMATVLANIQVVKTIEMFGLVMTLGNTIYASIYLVSDLLNEKYGEREAKKAVWFGFFTLIAATIIMQLVLVFEPQETDIAQGSLETIFGLMPRVALGSLCAYFVSQFVDVKIYSWLKKKCPGRNQLWIRNNGSTLFSQLLDSVTFCTIAFLGEFPMDVWWQILLTTYLIKFVVSAASTPVLYIARNMKVDES from the coding sequence ATGTTTAATTTTTGGATCGGAGTGCTTTTTGCTCTGGTGAACTTCGGGCTGTTCCTGCTCTGCTACCGATTGTTCGGCAGAATGGGACTGTACGCGTGGATCGGGATGGCAACCGTGTTAGCCAACATTCAGGTGGTCAAAACAATCGAGATGTTCGGTCTGGTCATGACGCTCGGCAATACGATTTATGCTTCTATTTATTTGGTAAGCGATCTATTGAACGAGAAGTATGGGGAAAGAGAAGCGAAAAAAGCTGTATGGTTTGGCTTCTTTACCTTAATTGCGGCAACGATCATCATGCAGCTCGTGCTGGTGTTTGAACCACAGGAAACAGATATTGCCCAAGGTTCCTTAGAGACGATTTTTGGCTTAATGCCAAGAGTGGCATTGGGGAGCTTGTGTGCGTATTTTGTCAGTCAATTTGTCGACGTGAAAATCTATTCGTGGTTGAAGAAAAAATGTCCAGGCCGAAATCAGCTCTGGATTCGCAATAATGGAAGCACGCTCTTCAGTCAGTTGCTTGACTCCGTTACCTTTTGTACGATTGCCTTTTTGGGTGAATTCCCGATGGACGTATGGTGGCAAATCCTGTTGACTACCTACCTGATCAAGTTCGTCGTATCGGCAGCTTCGACGCCGGTTCTATATATCGCACGCAATATGAAAGTAGACGAAAGCTAA
- a CDS encoding TetR/AcrR family transcriptional regulator, translated as MRQRKKEQILDVASSLFYKQGITATGVDQVVAESGVAKMTLYNNFPTKEHLVIAYLETRDSLWRNWFETTVYKKEVTPSERLVALFDTLEEWFLQSDFRGCSFINTAAEFNEPTHSFHQVSLRHKSLLKNFIKKLVQEAGVREEEELTNALYLLIEGSIVTAMIEGNHETVHHARRTAQKLVSIFL; from the coding sequence ATGAGACAAAGAAAAAAAGAGCAAATACTGGATGTTGCCTCATCCTTGTTTTATAAACAAGGAATTACTGCTACGGGGGTCGATCAAGTTGTAGCAGAATCCGGAGTAGCCAAAATGACGCTGTATAATAACTTTCCTACTAAAGAGCATTTGGTGATAGCTTATCTTGAGACAAGAGACTCCCTTTGGAGAAACTGGTTCGAAACTACAGTTTATAAGAAGGAAGTTACCCCGTCGGAGCGTTTGGTTGCTCTATTTGATACATTAGAAGAGTGGTTCTTGCAATCTGACTTTCGTGGGTGTTCCTTCATAAATACGGCTGCAGAATTTAATGAACCTACTCATTCGTTTCATCAAGTATCTTTAAGGCATAAATCACTATTAAAAAATTTTATCAAAAAACTTGTTCAAGAAGCTGGAGTACGGGAGGAAGAAGAACTAACCAATGCGTTGTATCTTTTGATAGAAGGCAGCATTGTTACTGCAATGATCGAGGGAAATCACGAAACAGTTCATCATGCGCGTAGAACGGCTCAGAAGCTCGTAAGTATCTTTCTATAA
- a CDS encoding DinB family protein codes for MKNSIKWNLGHIYVVQEKFAFQLSGKEVQMPSNFKTLFDPGTQPSNWDLKPPALLALIELLTAQMLRIESTLSNNLKEAVEPSYKSSTGLSFTTVEQLLGFSLYHEAMHFATIKNIGKLIANLRAH; via the coding sequence TTGAAAAATAGCATAAAATGGAATTTGGGACACATATATGTCGTTCAAGAAAAATTCGCTTTTCAACTTTCTGGAAAAGAAGTTCAAATGCCCTCAAATTTCAAGACTTTATTTGATCCAGGAACTCAGCCTTCTAACTGGGATCTAAAACCTCCAGCATTGTTAGCGTTGATTGAACTATTGACGGCGCAAATGCTAAGGATCGAATCGACACTTTCGAACAATTTGAAAGAAGCGGTAGAGCCTTCCTATAAATCATCTACTGGACTTTCTTTCACAACAGTTGAGCAATTACTTGGCTTTTCCCTATACCATGAGGCAATGCACTTTGCAACGATCAAAAATATTGGGAAATTAATCGCCAACCTTCGTGCTCATTAA
- a CDS encoding acetolactate synthase large subunit, whose product MKASDLVVQCLEAEGVEYIFGIPGEETIDLIDSLSRSSIQFVVTRHEQGAAFMADVYGRLTGKPGVCLATLGPGATNLITGVANAHLDRSPLIAITGQTDRSQLHKESHQNIDTIQLYKGITKYNQQIASAHTIPEIIRKAFALATTDSFGAVHLQLPVDVARDTVVGSPLPIGRKAKVCPDKSSLHTAAQLIMEAKRPIILVGNGAVRSRAWKEIRQLVEKANLPLVNTFMAKGFLPFDHPLNLFTVGGSFDPDGLLPLHEADLVIAIGFDFVEFDSKFWNEDKSRKVLSIHTTYAETDAHFPVELDLVGDLRETIKALSNLLNRRPEPVDYEKIRVRRMKKLRAIPSEQDLPHKVMWTLSKKLPKESIVISDVGLHKIWVSFWYQPKLPGQTIIFNGLASMGASLPGALASCLVKPNCPVVIITGDGGFLMNAQELETAKRLGLSFTIIIFNDQRYSLIEKHQCNANIAVTQISFTNPDFNLFAQSFGVAYRRVTNTEEFPQALTEAVDSGELNLMEIVIRNPIIEIK is encoded by the coding sequence ATGAAAGCGAGCGACCTTGTGGTGCAATGTCTGGAGGCTGAGGGAGTTGAGTACATTTTCGGCATCCCGGGTGAAGAGACTATTGATCTTATCGACTCCTTATCTCGGTCATCGATTCAATTTGTAGTTACGCGGCACGAACAAGGGGCAGCCTTTATGGCAGATGTGTATGGTCGACTCACGGGAAAACCCGGCGTGTGTCTCGCTACGTTGGGGCCTGGCGCGACGAATCTGATTACAGGTGTGGCTAATGCTCACTTGGACCGCTCGCCATTGATTGCCATTACCGGTCAGACAGATCGTAGCCAGCTGCACAAAGAATCACATCAAAATATAGATACGATACAATTATACAAAGGAATTACAAAATACAATCAGCAGATTGCATCCGCGCACACAATTCCAGAGATCATCCGTAAGGCGTTTGCTCTGGCAACAACCGACAGTTTTGGCGCTGTGCATCTGCAGCTGCCTGTAGATGTTGCTCGGGATACGGTAGTCGGCTCACCACTTCCCATTGGAAGAAAAGCAAAAGTTTGTCCCGACAAGTCATCGCTGCACACAGCCGCACAATTAATCATGGAGGCAAAGAGACCAATCATCCTTGTAGGCAACGGTGCGGTTCGTAGTCGAGCTTGGAAAGAAATTCGACAATTAGTAGAGAAAGCGAATTTGCCATTGGTCAATACTTTTATGGCCAAAGGTTTTCTGCCTTTCGATCACCCGCTGAATCTGTTCACAGTCGGCGGTAGTTTCGATCCTGATGGTTTGCTTCCTCTGCATGAAGCAGATTTGGTCATCGCTATTGGATTTGATTTTGTTGAATTTGATTCGAAATTCTGGAACGAGGATAAATCGCGTAAAGTACTGAGTATTCATACCACCTACGCTGAAACTGATGCTCATTTTCCCGTTGAATTGGACCTTGTGGGTGATTTGCGAGAAACGATTAAGGCATTATCAAACCTGTTAAATCGGAGACCCGAACCTGTAGACTATGAGAAGATTCGTGTACGTAGAATGAAGAAGTTGCGGGCCATCCCATCAGAACAGGATCTGCCTCACAAGGTGATGTGGACCTTAAGCAAAAAGCTACCGAAGGAAAGCATCGTGATTTCTGATGTCGGCTTGCATAAGATCTGGGTATCATTCTGGTACCAGCCAAAACTTCCAGGGCAAACGATTATTTTCAACGGTCTTGCATCAATGGGAGCATCGCTGCCTGGCGCTTTGGCAAGCTGCTTGGTCAAGCCAAACTGTCCTGTTGTTATCATAACGGGAGACGGTGGCTTTCTCATGAATGCTCAGGAGCTCGAGACCGCAAAGCGCTTGGGTCTGAGCTTTACTATCATCATCTTTAATGACCAGCGGTATAGCTTAATAGAGAAGCACCAATGCAATGCCAATATAGCGGTTACACAGATTTCTTTTACCAATCCGGATTTTAACCTTTTTGCCCAAAGCTTTGGAGTTGCATACAGGCGTGTTACAAATACAGAGGAGTTTCCTCAAGCTCTTACAGAGGCAGTAGATAGTGGAGAACTGAATTTAATGGAGATCGTTATAAGGAACCCAATTATCGAGATAAAATAA
- a CDS encoding alpha/beta fold hydrolase has product MTVYYKTECVDGLAIFYREAGNQENPTILLLHGFPSSSHMYRNLIAELSDEYHIIAPDYPGFGNSDQPSTAEFAYTFDNLADVMDAFVEQLQLKKYSIYVHDYGAPVGFRLAVKHPERVQAIISQNGNAYEEGLLSSWAPVRTYWENPADDASINNVLGLLKPEFTKHQYVNGTRNPEKISPDSWNLDQYVLERPGNSEIQLALLYDYQNNLKQYPSWHEYFRTYQPPTLVAWGKNDMFFGPDGALAYQKDLKDVEVHLLNTGHFPLEEDLEISVALIKRFLGERIKELESGVQ; this is encoded by the coding sequence ATGACAGTATATTACAAAACAGAATGTGTGGACGGTCTCGCCATTTTTTATCGGGAGGCTGGGAATCAAGAGAACCCGACCATTTTGTTGCTCCATGGGTTTCCATCTTCTTCTCACATGTACCGCAACTTAATTGCCGAGCTCTCTGATGAATACCATATCATTGCACCTGACTATCCTGGTTTCGGTAACAGTGATCAGCCTTCTACGGCCGAATTTGCCTATACCTTCGACAATTTGGCCGATGTTATGGATGCATTTGTCGAGCAGCTCCAATTGAAGAAATACAGCATTTATGTCCACGATTATGGGGCGCCAGTCGGATTCAGATTGGCTGTCAAACATCCAGAACGAGTCCAAGCCATTATCTCTCAAAACGGAAATGCATACGAAGAAGGCTTGCTATCTTCGTGGGCTCCCGTACGGACGTATTGGGAAAATCCGGCTGATGATGCCTCTATCAACAATGTTTTAGGTCTGCTGAAACCAGAGTTCACAAAACATCAGTATGTAAACGGGACACGCAACCCGGAAAAAATCAGCCCAGACAGTTGGAATTTGGACCAATATGTGCTGGAGCGACCTGGGAATAGCGAGATCCAGCTTGCCCTGCTCTATGATTATCAAAACAATTTGAAACAATATCCGAGTTGGCATGAGTATTTCCGGACCTACCAGCCTCCGACATTGGTTGCTTGGGGAAAAAATGATATGTTCTTTGGTCCGGATGGGGCGTTGGCTTACCAAAAGGACTTAAAAGATGTTGAGGTTCATCTGCTCAATACGGGTCATTTTCCTTTGGAAGAAGATTTGGAAATCAGCGTAGCGTTAATTAAGCGATTTTTAGGTGAGCGAATAAAGGAATTGGAAAGCGGCGTGCAATAA
- a CDS encoding nuclear transport factor 2 family protein: protein MSKDIRPPFTLESALAKVKFAEDAWNSRDPERVSLGYTVDSNWRNRTEFFTGRENIKAFLTKKWAREQDYKLMKELWCYTDNRIAVRFEYEYRDAETGQWMRCHGNELWEYDEDGLMRRRDMSGNDYPINENDRRYK, encoded by the coding sequence ATGAGTAAAGACATTCGACCACCGTTCACACTTGAATCCGCGTTGGCAAAAGTAAAATTTGCCGAAGATGCTTGGAACTCTCGCGATCCGGAACGCGTGTCACTAGGGTATACCGTTGACTCCAACTGGCGCAACCGCACAGAGTTTTTTACAGGTCGCGAGAATATTAAAGCTTTTTTGACGAAGAAATGGGCAAGGGAGCAGGACTATAAACTCATGAAAGAGCTTTGGTGCTACACGGACAACCGGATTGCGGTTCGTTTTGAGTATGAGTACCGTGATGCAGAAACTGGTCAATGGATGAGATGCCATGGGAATGAGCTTTGGGAATATGATGAAGACGGTCTTATGAGAAGACGGGATATGAGTGGAAACGATTATCCGATTAACGAAAATGATCGGCGTTACAAATAA
- a CDS encoding nuclear transport factor 2 family protein produces MSKDIRPPFTKESALAKVQFAEDAWNSRNPERVSLGYSVDSNWHNRTEFFTGREAIKTFLTNKWARELDYKLKKELWCYTDNRIAVRFEYEYRDANTGQWMRCHGNEYWEFAEDGLMKRRDMTGNDFPIKEADRKFK; encoded by the coding sequence ATGAGCAAGGACATTCGACCACCGTTTACAAAGGAGTCTGCATTGGCAAAAGTGCAGTTTGCTGAGGATGCTTGGAATTCTCGCAATCCGGAGCGGGTATCTTTGGGATACTCCGTTGATTCCAATTGGCATAATCGCACAGAATTCTTTACCGGCCGAGAGGCTATCAAGACGTTTTTGACAAATAAGTGGGCTAGAGAGCTGGACTACAAACTTAAGAAGGAACTTTGGTGCTACACGGACAATCGGATTGCAGTGCGTTTTGAGTACGAATATCGTGATGCAAATACAGGTCAGTGGATGCGATGCCATGGAAATGAATACTGGGAGTTTGCCGAGGATGGTCTCATGAAGAGACGGGATATGACGGGGAATGATTTTCCTATCAAAGAGGCGGATCGTAAATTCAAATAA